DNA from Marinagarivorans cellulosilyticus:
ATGCTTTTGCAGCAACAATAATCAATGTGCTGACCGAAAATTTGTATGTATCTATTACGGCTTCGTTGGCTTTATTGGGCTTTTTATTATTTGCGATATACAAATTTAAGGGGCGTGCAATTGTTCTAATTGTCAGTGTTTTGGCCCCCTCGTCTTTATTTTGTGTCTATATCTATTTATGTATCGCAGCAATTAACTCTCCTTATGTAGAGCATGCTGGCCTAATGGATGCGCAGCGTGAGGCCATAATAGCTGGGGAGGAGGTGAAGTCTTCTACGTTGGCAACCAGTATCTTATCCTTTAACCGAAAAGCGGCTATTGCGAGTAATGGGCAGTTGCCTGCAGTCATTGATACAGATGACAAGAGTGAAAGGCCTGCTGCTGGAAGCTGTTCTTGTGCTACTGCACAAATTTCGCTGGCTGAATATTCTGCGATGACAGTATCGCTAGATTCTGTTTTTAAGCAAAAACAATTAGATTTTAGTGCTTATTGTTTGTCGGGAATTTCGGTCGAAAGCTTACAATTCTGCCGCCTAAGCTCTGAGGACGGGGTATCAAAAGTTGGAGCCTATTTTCAGCGTTATTTAACCACTCAAACGCCGCCATTCGTAACGCTTTCGCTCACAGAAGGCGTCTTTGTTGAAGCTAAAATGCTGGTTTTTGAAGAGCTAAGGATTTTACATGGTCATGCAGAGTGGTGGCTGTATTTGCTTGGGATTTTAATGCAGTGCTATAACTGGATATTTATTAATGTTAATCGCTTTTCCCTTCACTCTTTTTATCGCGACCGTCTTAGTCGTACATTTTTGATTTCTGGAGATCAGCATGAAATTACAAATGTCGATAAGGTGAAGTTAAGTGATCTTAAAACATCAAAAAGCACAGCCCCTTACCACATTATTAATACCGCTCTAAACTTACAGGGGAGTTCAAACCCGCAGCTACGATCTCGTAAGACAGTATCATTTATATTGACCAAATTATTTTGTGGTAGCGATATGACAGGCTATTGCAAAACTAAAGATGTAGAGGCGCAAGACTCTCACTTCGATTTGGGGGCGGCTATGGCTATTTCGGCCGCTGCTGCATCCCCTAATATGGGGACAGTTGGCAATAAATCGTTGTCGTTTATCATGACGCTACTCAATATTCGTCTAAATTATTGGTTGCCAAATCCCACCTTGTTGTTGCGTAAGGTGTCGAAAAAAGCGCTTCACTTAAAATCTTTAGGTTTGTCTTACTTGATGAGTGAGGCGTTATCAACAGTGAATGAAAGTACGCCTTATGTGAACTGCTCGGATGGCGGCCATATTGAAAACTTGGGCGTATACGAGTTGCTTCGCCGTCGCTGTAAAACCATTATTTGCATTGATGCCGAGGCGGACCCTTTCTTTAATTTTGATGGTTTAACAACATTGCAGCGCTATGCAGAGATTGACCTTGGTATTGTGTTAGATATTGACGTTAACGCGATTAAACCTGTTGAAAATATATCCAGAGTTAATCATGTGCTCGGTCGCATTTGCTACCCCGATGGCACAGTGGGTACGTTCATCTATTTGAAGCTATCTTTTACTGGCGCAGAGGCTGAATATTTGCATAGCTATCGCCAACGCAATATTGCATTTCCCCACGAAAGCACAGGTGATCAGTCATTTGATGAAACTCAGTTTGAAGTTTATAGGGCCTTAGGATGCTTTGTTGCGCAAAGTGCTGAAGGACATTTTCAGCATGTCTTGTAAATATAATTGCTCAATATAAAAATATCTTAGCGACATAAAATTGGGCGAATTTATTAGTACTTGCCTTGCACAATAATAATCCTGTTAACGACGTGGAGAACCAAAGTGAAAATAAGAGAAAAGTTGATGGAGTCAAACTCTGGAACTATGGCTGGTCATTACGCTACTAAAAAGTGGCTACCTTTAATCGTACTGGCGTCATCGGTATTTTATGGTTGTGAAAGTGGCGCCGAACAGGACGTGAAAACGGAAGCGCTAGCCTCGGTAGCGTGTGCGACTAAAGATAACTTGTCCAAAAGCATAGAGGGCAATCCTGAGCTTAAATGGAGTCAGTTGTATGCAGCTTGTGAGGCTGAAATTAAAGCCTATCAGCAGAGCGATCCAGTAGGCTACTCATGGTTTAGTAATGCCGCGAATGGTTTTTCTGGTACGCCACTGGTTATTCTTAAATCCTTGCCGGCCATAGCGCCTGAAATTTGGGGCAAGCCTGAAGACAACTTTTCTAAATTTGGCTTGTTTGCCGACCCTGCGAACCCAAATCGTGTATTACCTCGTGGTTTGGGTATTGCCTCTACGGAAGGGCGCCCGTTAGATGATAATAAAAAACCGACAGGTGAAATTGATTACGCCAAGCCCAGTTTATATATCACGACCTTTTCTTGTGGGGCCTGCCATAGCGCACGCGTTAATGTAAATGGCGATTATCATATTATAGAGGGCGCTCCCAATACAAAATTTGATGTGCGCAGTTGGCGCCAAGCATTTATTGATACGCGAAAATCCTATTTAACACCCGATAAAATTGGAACACAGGAGGCGCCGGGTTCTACTACTAAGGCAATACTTGCGTTTATTGACGCCCAGCCACCAGGGTATTTTGCTAAAGGTTTGCCATTGTTGCCTGAAAAAGACGAAGCGGCTATTGATGCTCAGCAGCGCGCTTACGTTAAAGCAGGAATTATTACCATTTTAAATACCGTAGCTGCAGGCGTAAAAGGCAGTGATTGGATGGTGAAATTACAGCTACGCGAAGGTGGTAACTATGGTTACGCGGGCCACTCGCCAGCATTAGCGGGCAACAGCAGTGGGCAATCTGATGGTAGTGGCGATTTATTAGCTCAGCTTATAGCATCCACAGCAAGCCAAAACCCTGATCTTACAGAGGAAGCATTTCTAGCAAGCCCTCAACCTGCTATTCCTCCTTTTGCAACGGTTACTGATGCTCCGAGTGTATGGAACCAGCAAGCTCGTGCGGCAGCACAATGGGACGGCAGTGTTTCTATGGGTTTTTGGCGCAATATTGCCGCGCAATTACCGATCGTTGGTATTCCCAGTAAGGTGGATTTAAATAATACGCATATTGTAGATAAGTTTTTAACGCACTTACCGGCTGCACCATACCCTTTTAATGTGGATTTAAAAAAGGCTGTAAAAGGTGAGGCGCTATTTAAAGAAAATTGTGCTGACTGCCATAGCCCCAAAAATAGCCGCCCTTACTGGGAAATGTACACAGATTTTAACCGTGCAAAAGTGTTGAATGAAGATGCGAGAAACCTGTTTCTTGCAGCCTTTACGGCCTCTTGTCACGATAAAGAATTTAGCTACACAGATGCGCAAGGCCAAACTATAAAACCGTGCACTATGGATGGCGAAAAGATTATTCGTGATACCACCGTTGCGGAAAAGCAAGGTTATATGGCGAGCGTCCTCGACGGAATATGGGCTAGGGCGCCATATCTGCATAACGGCTCAGTTCCAACGCTTAGGCATTTGTTGGTGCCCCATGAAAGGCCAGCTACATTCCTTCGCGGTACTGATGGCTATGATCAAGACGCCGTTGGCTGGTTATGGAATGTTAAAGATAAAAAGAAAATCGCCAAATCTGATACGCCAACATTAATGACCTACAACACCGCCAGTGATGGTCTATCAAATATGGGACATGATAAAGATATTCGTATTAACGGTAAGTCTTATCGGTTGGATTGGAGTGGAAAAGACAGCGAAGATGATTTACTGAGTTTATTAGAATACATGAAAACCCTTTAGGGATGCCCTTTAGTGGTTTGTTGAATCGCATGAATATTTTTATGTGCTAAATAGGAATTATCCCCGCTAGCTTTTTGTTAGCGGGTTTGGAGAGTATTGTGAATACAAAACAACAGAATATGGACCTTGTTGAGCAGATCCAGTTAGCGATGATGAAGGTCACCGGTGTAAAGCGAAGAGGGCAGCACTTTAAACAGCACGGCTGTTTAAATGCTACTTTTGCTATTGAGAGTAATCTTCCCGAGCATTTACGGGTTGGAATATTTTCTCGGCCTGGCAGTTACAATGCATTTGTGCGTTTTTCCAACGGTGGAAAAATGGATGATCGCCAGCCAGACATACACGGCATGGCAATTAAGTTGCTTGATGTACCAGGCAAGAAAGTTTTAGAAGGGCACGAAGACGAGACAACGCACGATTTTATTTTAGCTGATAACCCGCTCTTTTTTATACGCACGGCTGCTGAGTATGTTCCGTTTATAGAAGATTTTGCTAAATCCTCGGCTGAAGGCAAACCGCCTGAGCGCTTTATTGCTTGGTTGCAAGAAAACCGCCCAGAAGACCTTCCTGTATTTTTGGGCTTTAGTCAGCAGATAATGGATAGCCCGTTTACCAGCAGTTTTTGGAGCCAAGTGCCTTATGCTTGGGGTACTGATGGCAAGCGCATATGTCGTTACAGTATTACTCCTAGTGAAGAAAATACGCAAAATAGACAAGCTGCAGCGGATCGGGGCGAAGATTACTTACGATTAGCTTTAAAGAGCGCATTGGAGCCAACTGATGCGAAGATGACGTTTGATTTCCATGTCCAACCTTATGAAGATGTGAGCTACGAGGTTGTTAATAACCCAACGGTACACTGGGATGCGCCAACATATAAAGTAGCAACTATTACAATTGCCGCGCAAGATTTTGATACCCAAGAGCAACAAAAATTTGGTGAAAATTTATCTTACACGCCATGGCATGCGTTACCTGAGCATAGCCCTTTAGGCGAGGTAAACGAGATTAGAAAGCAAGTCTATTTATCGAGTAGTCGGCTTCGCCATAAATCGAATAAAGTGCCTGAAAAAGAACCGCAATCAACAAAGGGGAAGAGCGCTATGCGTTTATCACAAGAAGAGCTAACAGCAAATATCGATGATGATTTTAAAGAGGTCGTTGATAAACTAGTAGCCACTTTTAGTTACGGTGCAAAGCTGAAAAAGGGCCGGGCTACCCATACTTATGGTGTTGCCGCTAAGGCGCGGGCACGCTGTATTGTTTCACCCAGTTTTCCTAAAAATGACTTTTTTAAATTTGGCGATGAATTTCCCGTTGTGTTACGTCATTCTTCACCTGGCGGTGAAAAAGACGATCGCACACGCGACGGCTGTGCTATTTCATTAAAGTTTTTCCCTGCTGGTACTACGGAGTATGCTGGGGATGGCGAGCTAGATATTTTGATGAATGCAGGCCGGCAGTTATTTGTGCGCAGTATTCGAGATTTCTCCACAATGGTTCATTCTTCGCTTGAGCAGCGAACAGAGCTTTGTAAGCAAGACGTTATTATGGATAAAGAGCTGACCGAGGCGTATCGCATTCGTGGCTCCTTTGCTGATTATCGCTATCACACGTGGTCTTGTTTTGAGTTTTTCGATGCAGAAGGCAAAATGAGCTATATCCGTTTTCGTGTTATTGCTGGCGACCGCGGCCCCGAAAGAGGCTTGCCTAAGCCCTCGTTTAAGTGTGAAGGTCAATTAACTAAGCCACCGTTAGATTCCGATTCGCGAGCAGAAGACTTTTTGCGGCAAGATTTTATTTACCGCGTAAATAATAGCGAAGTAAAATATATTTTGCAGGCACAGCTTCATGAACCTGAATGCCCAGCTGTTGAAAATAGCGAAGTGCTGAACCCTGCTGTTGCTTGGGACGAAACATTTTACCCGTGGATGGATTTGTGTGAGATTAGCGCCGATAGCATCGTGGATGATAACGACGAGGTTAGCTCGCTGACTATGGATCCTAACCGTAGCCCGCAGTGTATAAAAATACCGCTAGCAACAAGCCCTGATCACTATGCATCTTTAGGGCATGCGCGCGCTATCGTTTACCCAGCAGCTAGAGCGATACGTCGACAGGCTCCTGCGCCACAGGAAAATTAATTAATAATATTTCGGCTAGGGAGCAAACACGGCTCCCTTTTCGGTTTTATAGACAAGAGGGCACCTCTAAAAATAGTAATTTTTTTGTGAGAGCAAAGAAGCACCGCCCGGAGAGCCGCAGTTTACGTGGTGTAAATGAGGACTCGAGGACGGAGCTGATGCCGCTATCGCGGAAAAAGTGCATTTTTAGAGATGCCCAAGAAGGAAACAATCGATGATTAGTTACCATACTTGCGCCACGCATGTAAAAAAGTTTAAGTGGTCTTGGGGTACGGCATTAGTCGTGCTAATAGTTAGCATTATTATCATTTCGCGGCTAAGTGTTGCCATTGGCAGTATTGGCTATGGCCTAACGCCGCCGTCGTTACCTGAGTACAAATCCTTAGAGCAACAGCATGTAAACCCAGAGGGGTGGGAGGGTGATTCGCAGTGGTTCCATCATGCGACTCAAGGTACTGCAACTTTACCTATCCCCTATGAGTGGTTGCTGGCATTAGAAGCGCCAAAAAGTAGCCCTTGGTGGGGAATTTTTTCTTGGACGGATGCCGGTCCATTTATGGGCGAGTATATTTTGCGTTTAGGTTTTATCGAAAGTAAAGCCTCTGCCACCAATCCCGACGGCCTACCCATTGGTATTGCTAAAACAGATAGTATTTATTTCCCTGGTGTTGATCGCAAAGCCTCTGCTGCGGGTTTTACTTGTGCGGCTTGCCACACAGGGCAAATGGTACTGGGTAATAAACGCTATATTATCGATGGCGGCCCCGCCATGACAGACCTTGGGTTATTAACCCAGTCACTTGGTGCGGCATTGGGGCAAACGGCGCTAGCCAGTAATTTAGTGTTTTTTAATGGCCGTTTTGAGCGTTTTGCGCAGCGAGTGCTAGGAAGTAACGATAATATCGTAACGCGTACAGCATTGAAAAAAGACCTTGCTAATACGATGAGCATTCTCATCACCAAAACCGACACGATTAATGTTACCGAGGGCTTTACCCGTTTAGATGCGCTTAACCGCATTGGCAACCAAGTTTTTAGCCAAGACATGGGTCGAAACTCTAATTATTCACCCATTAATGCGCCAGTTAATTATCCGCATCTTTGGACCACATCTTGGTTCGATTGGGTGCAATATGATGGTTCCATTATGCAACCGTTAATCCGCAACACAGGTGAAGCATTAGGTGTTTCTGCTTATGTTGATGTGACTGCACCGGACAATCAGCGTTTTGCTTCTTCGGCGAATATCCATAATTTAGTTAAAATTGAAGAGTGGTTGGCCGGTACAGATCCCTTTAAAAACAATAAGCAATTTAATGGTTTATTGGCACCTAAGTGGCCGTCAAGCTTTCCAGATATTAATAAAGACCTCGCGCGCGAAGGTGAGGCTTTATATGGCGAGTTATGCGCGGGTTGTCACTTGCCACCGGTAGGTTCTGATGAGTTTTGGAGCGATAAACATTGGCAGCCTATTGCCTTTAAAGATTCACTTAAAGATGCTGCCGATAACGAAATTCCAGGCTCGGAAGAGATTTTTAAAACCGACGAAAAATACTTAAAGCTGAATATTATACCGCTTGAGGAAATAGGCACTGATCCTGCGCAGGCCAATGTACTGGTAACGAGGACTGTCGATGCAACCGGCCTTAATTTGAATACTAAAGTTTGTACGCCAGTTAAAGATGGGAGTGGTAATGTCTTAAAATATGTAAATTACCAAGATAGCGCTACTGCCAATTTTGGTTTAGCGTTGGGCGCATTTGTAGAGCGCACAAATAATCAGTGGTTTAATCAAAACTTTATTGCCCAAAGTGATCGCCCAGTACTTGAAGGCTTAAGGCCAAACTGCTTGCAGGTTGGTGCAGGCTATAAAGCGCGGCCATTAAACGGGGTTTGGGCAACGGCGCCATTTTTACATAATGGTTCTGTGGCTACATTGTATGATTTGCTATCGCCGCTGGAGTCGCGCCCTACCTTTGTTGAGCTTGGTAATCAAAGCTTTGACGCCAACCATGTGGGAATCGAGCAAGGCGATAAAATTAAGCGCTTTAATAAAGATAAAAGCCATCGCAGTGAGGCGTTTACCGCTGATTACGATAATGGACGCTTTATTCTTGATACCCGTGAACTCGGTAACCACAATTCGGGCCACTTGTTTACCGACGATAAAGCCGCTGTTGGTAAGATTGGACCAAAGCTAACGGAAGATCAAAAATTTGCGCTTATTGAGTTTTTGAAAACTCAGTAGTATCAATCTAATCCTCTTTTATTTTAAAGACGGTACCGAGAAGGGCTGGCCTATGTGTCAGCCCTTTTTTTGTGCGTGCCCGATAATGCCCGTGCTGGGTTATTGCTTATTTAGGTGCGGATTGCTGCGTTAGCCTCGTCTTACTATTAAAGGGCTAAGAGGAAGCACTGTGAGCATGATGTATTTAATAAGAAAAGTGAGGTGGGTTGGCCTAGCCTTGGTTACGGGGCTTTCACTGGCTTGCGGAGGAGCATATCACGGAAGTGGGGGCGTTGGCGTTCCTCCTGCGGTGGATAGGTGCCCAGAAGGGCAACGAGGGGAGTGGCAAAACACCGGTATATTGTTTGAAGATTTGCGCGAAGGCATTGTTTGGCAAGAGCCCAAGCCTATTAATGTTAACGGTAAGGTAGTGGTTTATCAAAACCTATTATTTGTATTAAAGCCTTTTGAGGGCGTGCATGTTTTTGATAATAGCAATAACCAAAACCCAATAGCGTTAGGCTTTTTATTGGTGCCGGGCAATAGTGATATTGTAGTAAAGGATGATGTGCTTTACCTCGATAGCTATGTTGATTTGGTAAAGATTGGTGTTATTGACAATCAAGTAATGGAAATTGGCCGTATTCACCTTGCATTCGGTGATGCTTATCGGCATGACGAAGAAGGTATTATCACCGGACGGGAGTATGTTTGTCATGAATAACAAAACAGTATTCTTGTTACCGCTGCTGCGGTGTTTTGGCCTGTTAGCAATAGGCTGTACCCTACTGGGTACTGCCGGTTGTGGTAGCGAAGGTGGCTCATCGGATGCTAGTCCGGGGGTATCGGGTGGGACCTCAACGGCGGGTTCCACCGCTACGATGTCTACCTATAAAAATGTGCTTTATACCTTGATTAATAATAAAGTCATTATTGTTGATTTGGGTGGCGAGGTGGAGCCTAAAAGTATCGTTAACTACGATGCAGAAACCGTGTATATCTACCAGCACTACCTTTATTTGGCTGGTCGCAATGGCGTGACTATTTACGATATTAGTAACCCAATATTTCCTGTATTGGTGTCTAATTACTTACATGCGCGTGCTTGTGATCCTGTAATTGTTAATGATGGCGTGGGTTATATTACTTTAAGAAATCGAGGGGGTTGCCCTGGTGATATTAACCGGTTAGAAGTGGTTGATTTTACTGACCCAGCATGCCCCGAAAAAATTACAGAGTTTGCGATGGATGCGCCTTATGGTTTAGCCAAAGCGCCAGATTATTTGGCGGTATGTCAGCCGTTATATGGGCTAACGCTATTGGATGTTGGCAATTTAGGTAATATCCAGGAAATAACGCGTTACCCTCAATTTGACTGCTTCGACTTATTGTATAGGGATGATGTTTTGGTTGTTACTGCTGCGGACGGTATTTACCAGTTGGATGCCACTGATGAGTTTCTTGTGGAGTTAAGTCGGATTCCCGTTGGCGAAGCCTTGTAGCGTTTTTTGTTATTGTTTTAAGCTCACAGGCGGCTCAATGTATATTAAGCCGCCTGTGTTTTTTATTGCGCTGAATCCAAAATTGTTAAAGCCGCATCGATATAGCCCAAGCGCTCCTCAAGGGATGCATCTGCAGGGCGAATACCTAATTTAATTCCTACAACAGGTAAATTCTTGTAATTGGCTATTTGCTGGCATTTATGAATTTCTGCTGTGGACATTAACGAGCCTTCTGCTCCTGGTATTTCTGGCGTTTCTTTGGCGTGGGGCATGTGGCTATCTCGCCAAGCGCCATAGGCGGTACCTTCCCCTGATGCGCCAGAAAACATTAGGCCACAAAGCAGGCCAGCATCATGCGCTTGTTGTATGTGTTCTATTGCACCTTCTGCGCTTCGCGCTTCAATAACAGACCGTCCCCAGTTAATGGTCAGCCCCATATTGCTATTGTGCTGGGCATTAATTTCTTTTAATGCATTTATTTCTTGGCTTAAGGTTAAAAAGCCTTTGGCTGGTGTTTGGCCGTCTATTAATGTATCGCAATGCTCAATAATAATGCGCGCGCCTTGCCAGTCCCAGCTTTGTATTTCGGTTAGCGACTTTTTTAATGCGTCGGTAGATGCGCGGGCTTGGGTTTGGTTGGGGGCTGTTTGTATTTGAATTGCGGTGACGGCGGGCTTGCCGCAATGCGCGTTTAATTTGGCGATGGCATCGCGCGCTTTTTGTAAAAAGGCGACGGCTTGTAAGCGGCCTTCTTCGTCATCGGATGCGATGCCAAATGCTGGGTTATTTTTAAGGGCTGCCATAATGCCGGGCACGCAGGTAAATACATAGTTCCAGTGGGGCGCAATATTATTTAAAAACCATTCATCATCTTCGCTGTGTAGCAGGCCTGTAAATGGGTGCTCTAACCCGGCAATGCGGTTGTCTTGCTTTAGGGCAGAATACAGCTCGCTTTCTAGCTGCGCATTCCAGCCGTTGTTACACGGTGACGAGGCATAAGCGCCTACATAGTATTTCATTATAGCTCCGGTGGTATTCTTAATGCGTAAGGTGCCGCAGTGTAACGGGCTAGCCAAACTTTGACTATGTTGGCTTTAATCGGCCAGCATAAGTTCGAAATGGAGGTGGAGTGCGTTTAGGTTCTATCTGGCTTTAATTACAGACAGCCTAGCGCAACGAGTTGTTGGCGCATTCGTTCAAGCTCTTTTTGCTGTTGTTTTTCGGTAAGGGCTTTACCGTTATCGTCGACCATATAGGTAATGGTGTTGTTTCTGTTGCCGTAAGAGTTGTAGTCGGCTAGCCAGCGAGCGCAGTCTTTTTGCTGATAGTGCTGTTCGGCTTGCGCTTGGCGCCGGGCTTGCTCGGCTGCTAATTGCTTGGCGTGCTTTGCTTCTTTCTCGTTGCTGTAATAGTCCGCAAAAGAGTCGGATGGATCGGCGCTATTCACTGGCTTCAACTCTACGGCTTCGGCCTTAATGGCTTGTTTTTTCTTTTGTTCAATTAAGCTTTTATTGGCGCTGTCAGAAAAGTGAACTTTACCGTTTTCATCGACCCAGCGATAAACTTCACCGGCAAAGCCTTGCTGGCAACAGGTCGAAAATAAAAGGGTGGCCATGGCTATTTTGGTTAGCATTTTAAGCCTCTAATGCCTGTAATTATGAGGGGAGTATTGTCGCACCGGCGATTGGCTATTTCTAGTATTTTGGGGGGCTAAATGCCAGTTGTAAGCTAGTCGTTTGTGGGGGCGGGTGATGCTTCATTCAGTACTTGGAGAGCGGGAAAAAGAAAGTGGAACGCGGTTATGTCATCAGCTCTACTTGTGAGCGAATTGTTTTTCAAACATTGCGAGGGGCGATCAAGTCAGTGCCAGTACATCGGGTTAGTGCTGAGTGTGTAAAACCCAGTTAATCTTAAGTGTTTGAAATCCTCTTTTTGATGTTGAGCGTTCTCACCTTCTGTGTGGGAACGTTCTCGCCGCAGATTCGGCGGGTAACATTTTCCCTGCCATTGTTTAATCAGAAGATATTTAATGGCGAGGGCGTAGATGGTTAGTTTTTGTGGTTTCATGTATTTTACTTTGTGAATTACAGGCTTACTCAACCTCGTCCAAAACGACCCAATACAAAAACCAGTCGGCTAGGATGCAACCTACTTAGAGAACTTGCTGTTTAGTATGTGAAATTTCATGCGCTTGTTTTGGATGGCCTTCCCTGATGTGCTGTTCTGACATGCAATTCCTTCTGCATTACATCCTATTTTTACCGCGGATACACATTTAATATTGTTCGTTTTTTTTGAGAGTGAATAGCTAGCCTTTGATCTAAGTCACTAAAGTTGGTACCTAGCTACGTAGTTTTACCCATAGCTATTCGTCACGGTTGGCGTTTCAATAGCGCTATACATACAAATTGGATGGGCTCGCAATCAGAGGCTCAAGTAATCTTGTTTAGCATACTAGGGGGAAACTATGGGGATGCCACTCATAAAACTACGTGATCTTGTAGCAATTGCAGTTGTGGCCACGCTGGCTGGCTGTACCGGCGCTTCTTATGACAGTGGGTCGGAAAGTAGTAGCGGTGGGGTAGTGAGCGGGGTTGTAGATAGTGCCGGCTCCACGGATTCGGGAGTTGGCTCAAGCCCAGGCAGTATTCAAGCGGGCACTTTAACTGCGGGTGAGTATGATGATCACCTCAACGCTGAAAATTACCAGCGGTACTTAACTGATGTGCTGCAGGGTGGTCAAGATCTCCCTTATATTGATATTACTTCAAAGCTAATTTTGAAAGTTGTAGGGCCAAGCAGCCTTCCTGCTCCTGGCGTGCGTATTACGATTGAGGTCGAGCAAATGGAAGTGATTTCGATGGCTACTGCGGCTAACGGTGAAGCTTATTTATACGAAGCATTGGATGGCCTGCCAGATACTTTTGACATTGTATTGAGTCGCGATGGTAGTGAGCTTCAGCGCCTAACCAGCGTGACCTTGGCAGACTTAAAGGCCAATAGCGGAATTGATATTACGCTAGATAGTGAAATTGCGGCAGCGGATCAATTGGATTTAATGTTGGTTGTTGATACCACGGGCTCAATGAGCGACGAGTTGAACTTTTTGAAAACGGAGTTGCGTGCCATTATTGACGAGGTGGCGGCAAAACATTCCGGCCTCGATGTGCAAGTTGGCTTGGTGGTTTACCGAGATGTTGGCGACAGTTACGT
Protein-coding regions in this window:
- a CDS encoding di-heme-cytochrome C peroxidase, which gives rise to MISYHTCATHVKKFKWSWGTALVVLIVSIIIISRLSVAIGSIGYGLTPPSLPEYKSLEQQHVNPEGWEGDSQWFHHATQGTATLPIPYEWLLALEAPKSSPWWGIFSWTDAGPFMGEYILRLGFIESKASATNPDGLPIGIAKTDSIYFPGVDRKASAAGFTCAACHTGQMVLGNKRYIIDGGPAMTDLGLLTQSLGAALGQTALASNLVFFNGRFERFAQRVLGSNDNIVTRTALKKDLANTMSILITKTDTINVTEGFTRLDALNRIGNQVFSQDMGRNSNYSPINAPVNYPHLWTTSWFDWVQYDGSIMQPLIRNTGEALGVSAYVDVTAPDNQRFASSANIHNLVKIEEWLAGTDPFKNNKQFNGLLAPKWPSSFPDINKDLAREGEALYGELCAGCHLPPVGSDEFWSDKHWQPIAFKDSLKDAADNEIPGSEEIFKTDEKYLKLNIIPLEEIGTDPAQANVLVTRTVDATGLNLNTKVCTPVKDGSGNVLKYVNYQDSATANFGLALGAFVERTNNQWFNQNFIAQSDRPVLEGLRPNCLQVGAGYKARPLNGVWATAPFLHNGSVATLYDLLSPLESRPTFVELGNQSFDANHVGIEQGDKIKRFNKDKSHRSEAFTADYDNGRFILDTRELGNHNSGHLFTDDKAAVGKIGPKLTEDQKFALIEFLKTQ
- a CDS encoding DUF4862 family protein yields the protein MKYYVGAYASSPCNNGWNAQLESELYSALKQDNRIAGLEHPFTGLLHSEDDEWFLNNIAPHWNYVFTCVPGIMAALKNNPAFGIASDDEEGRLQAVAFLQKARDAIAKLNAHCGKPAVTAIQIQTAPNQTQARASTDALKKSLTEIQSWDWQGARIIIEHCDTLIDGQTPAKGFLTLSQEINALKEINAQHNSNMGLTINWGRSVIEARSAEGAIEHIQQAHDAGLLCGLMFSGASGEGTAYGAWRDSHMPHAKETPEIPGAEGSLMSTAEIHKCQQIANYKNLPVVGIKLGIRPADASLEERLGYIDAALTILDSAQ
- a CDS encoding patatin-like phospholipase family protein, whose translation is MTQLDGHQQFRTDVLTAELEEIRQRRRNLAGQGLSVNENTQGDDLVGLACSGGGIRSASFCLGVIQRLIKDNRFHKIDYLSTVSGGGYTGSCISALTKGEPGKEKLLTDRAAGEEPAALNHIRNYSRYLDSTGPLSAIRIPVLIVEGAVRSFFTFLPIIILAVFLTEVFFEITGRFNSLIQWAIPALGVAPMLAVLAVRPMFFNRLDWRGRDQSDRTLTSCTLIALLSIIAIPFLVLLRNAVDLDSYAFAATIINVLTENLYVSITASLALLGFLLFAIYKFKGRAIVLIVSVLAPSSLFCVYIYLCIAAINSPYVEHAGLMDAQREAIIAGEEVKSSTLATSILSFNRKAAIASNGQLPAVIDTDDKSERPAAGSCSCATAQISLAEYSAMTVSLDSVFKQKQLDFSAYCLSGISVESLQFCRLSSEDGVSKVGAYFQRYLTTQTPPFVTLSLTEGVFVEAKMLVFEELRILHGHAEWWLYLLGILMQCYNWIFINVNRFSLHSFYRDRLSRTFLISGDQHEITNVDKVKLSDLKTSKSTAPYHIINTALNLQGSSNPQLRSRKTVSFILTKLFCGSDMTGYCKTKDVEAQDSHFDLGAAMAISAAAASPNMGTVGNKSLSFIMTLLNIRLNYWLPNPTLLLRKVSKKALHLKSLGLSYLMSEALSTVNESTPYVNCSDGGHIENLGVYELLRRRCKTIICIDAEADPFFNFDGLTTLQRYAEIDLGIVLDIDVNAIKPVENISRVNHVLGRICYPDGTVGTFIYLKLSFTGAEAEYLHSYRQRNIAFPHESTGDQSFDETQFEVYRALGCFVAQSAEGHFQHVL
- a CDS encoding DUF4124 domain-containing protein, translating into MLTKIAMATLLFSTCCQQGFAGEVYRWVDENGKVHFSDSANKSLIEQKKKQAIKAEAVELKPVNSADPSDSFADYYSNEKEAKHAKQLAAEQARRQAQAEQHYQQKDCARWLADYNSYGNRNNTITYMVDDNGKALTEKQQQKELERMRQQLVALGCL
- a CDS encoding vWA domain-containing protein; the encoded protein is MGMPLIKLRDLVAIAVVATLAGCTGASYDSGSESSSGGVVSGVVDSAGSTDSGVGSSPGSIQAGTLTAGEYDDHLNAENYQRYLTDVLQGGQDLPYIDITSKLILKVVGPSSLPAPGVRITIEVEQMEVISMATAANGEAYLYEALDGLPDTFDIVLSRDGSELQRLTSVTLADLKANSGIDITLDSEIAAADQLDLMLVVDTTGSMSDELNFLKTELRAIIDEVAAKHSGLDVQVGLVVYRDVGDSYVSRTFDLTNDIAALQDNLKAQSANGGGDYPEAMQVGLREGVTASWRENSTKVMLLAADAPPKDKDIADAWNYVLDAREQQIHILPLAASSSGPVTEFLMRAMAVATQSRYLFLTDDSGVGDTHDEPTVDCYVVTRLDGAIIRAIDSLLSGELIFPEQQDVIRKEGNYVDGICESEEVTAQ